CGCTCTGGAGCGTCTGGTGGGTCAATCCATGGCCTTCAAGAATGACGGCCAGAATCCGTCCGCGTCATTCAAGGATCGTGGCATGGCGTGCGCCTATTCGTACCTGCGCCATCTGGTTGCCAAGCACGGGTGGGACAATGTGCTGACCATCTGTGCCTCCACGGGCGACACTTCGGCCGCGGCGGCGCTTTATGCGGCGTATGTCGGTGAGCCCCTGACTTCGGTCGTGCTGCTGCCCCAGGGCAAGGTCACTGCGCAGCAACTGTCCCAGCCTCTGGGCAGTGGGGCAAAAGTGCTGGAAATTCCAGGAGTTTTCGATGACTGCATGAAGGTGGTCGAATATCTGGCCGATCATTACCGGGTGGCATTGCTCAATTCCAAGAACGCTTGGCGCATACTCGGGCAGGAGAGCTATGCCTTTGAGGTGGCGCAGTGGTATGATTGGGATCTGCGCGGGAAGGTTATTTTTGTGCCCATCGGCAATGCCGGAAACATCACGGCCATCATGAGCGGATTCTTGAAGTTGCTGCGGCTTGGAATCATCGAGGCCCTGCCGCGTATCATCGGCGTGCAGTCCGAACATGCCGACCCCGTTTTCCGGTACTATGCCCAGGATCCCGGGCATCGCAGGTTCGAAGCCGTGAAGGTCCGGCCGTCAGTGGCCCAGGCCGCGATGATCGGCAATCCCGTATCCTTTCCGAGGGTCGCTTTTCTGGCGGAGCAGTATCAGAAGCTGGGCGGAGCCGGATCATTCGCGGTGGTGCAGGTCAGCGAACAGCGCATCATCGAGTCCATGCTGCTGGCCAACAGGCACGGTCATATCGCCTGCACCCAGGGCGGGGAATGCCTGGCCGGACTGTTCAAGGCTAAAGAGCT
This DNA window, taken from Desulfomicrobium sp. ZS1, encodes the following:
- the thrC gene encoding threonine synthase, whose protein sequence is MREANVFPTYRGEMEYVCLGCQARYPIDELHYTCPSCKGVFLLEDTRFPELEKTPGSAWRDIFDVRAATKNSALRGIFRFYELMAPVVAEEHIVYLGEGNTPVTRSSTALERLVGQSMAFKNDGQNPSASFKDRGMACAYSYLRHLVAKHGWDNVLTICASTGDTSAAAALYAAYVGEPLTSVVLLPQGKVTAQQLSQPLGSGAKVLEIPGVFDDCMKVVEYLADHYRVALLNSKNAWRILGQESYAFEVAQWYDWDLRGKVIFVPIGNAGNITAIMSGFLKLLRLGIIEALPRIIGVQSEHADPVFRYYAQDPGHRRFEAVKVRPSVAQAAMIGNPVSFPRVAFLAEQYQKLGGAGSFAVVQVSEQRIIESMLLANRHGHIACTQGGECLAGLFKAKELGLMEEGELAVLDATAHALKFAGFQDMYFHDGFGPEFEITPDRKLANVPRLVIDQQEKERLSEDAFTVQAAQNVVGILGLDKK